agttccacacgTTAATTGTGCACTTTTTATATACAGTATAGGCTTTACTTTACTAACTCTTGACACAATAATCACAGATTCCGTATCTTGTTTTTGTTAGCACAATGTGAATACAACATTGCAATTTAGAGAAACGGCCGCCTTTCAATCCACACAGTGTTTCTGGTAAAACATTGATAGTTTTGATCAATTTTGCAAAACACTTCATACTATCACTGGCTGTCCATAGGTCCCTTACCCTGCCAGCACATCTGTCTAGTAAACATATATATGTGCTAACTTAATAGTTTAACTAACTAAACTAACTTGTTACATTTAGTGTCCCAAAAAGGAACCAGAAAAAGACAACTTGAAATTAAGACGATGGTTTCAGATGCTAATACAGATACTAAAAAGAATCTAGTTagctaatatttttaaacaattaataAAGGAAACTTGATTTCCTCAGAAAGAAGACAATAACTAGTTAGGAAATGCATCTCCGAGCATGTTTTGTACTAATAGTGTTAATGTCATTAACTGTTTAAAAAACTCTGACCAAACAcacaactccccacccccatccctccaaaaACAGTGGTTTTAGTGTCATATAAACTCTATTAACCTCAGACAGAATATTTTATGGTCAGAATATACAGGGTGCTAATCTTTTTTGGACAAGGTAAGAAATGAAAATTCCAAATGGCAGATTCTCAAGCTGTGGTTTATCTCAAAGTGCAAAATATCTTTTAGTCTTAGCTGCTTTTGGTTTCTTTCAGCTAAAAGTTCATGGAGAATATAACTATTCTCAAACCCAAATACTGCACTCAACTTCATCAGGAACACTGACCTGGTCCTTGACTGTTCCAGTCTCAGATAAACTGCCGTCTAGGAGAGCTGCTTGTACAGTTAACTACATTAATTAGAATTAGTCTGGGAAGCATAAACTTCAGGGGTGTAATTTCTTAGCTCTGGGGAGCTTTTGACATGAGAATTTCAAAAGATGATCAAATCCTATGTATCTGGCTCCCAGTGACTGGCAAGTACAAGATACAATATTATTCAAAACTAGCCATTCTGCTTCTTGCGAAGGGTTCAGCAAAGACAAACGTCTGTGTTGAGATATTAAAACTCTTTATTAGAGTATTCAAAACATGGAGGAGGCTGAGATGTTGTGCTGTCTTGGTTAATATGGTAGAGACAGAGATGTTCTATTCTCACTTTTTTAccgacttcctgtatgaccttgggcaagtcatcgaACCTGtatcccaggggtgggcaaactatagcccggggaccacatccggcccttcagatattttaatctggcccttgagcttgggccagggagcaggacctggggcttgccccactccggtgctccagccggaGAGCGGGGATGGGGCTTGCCCCCGCTCTGCACGTGCCatggctctgcgcggctcccggaagcagtggcatgtccccgctctggctcctaggggaCTCCGcacgccgcccccacagctcccattggctgggaactatgGCCAGTGGGAGATGCAGGGTTGGCGTCTGCAGATGGGGCagagcacagagctgcctggccgcgcctccacgtcggagacagaggggggacatgctgctgcttccaggagctgcttgaggtaagtaccACCTGGGGCCTGCAcacctgaccccctcccgcatcctaaccccctcccccagccctcatccccctcctgtcctccaaaccccttggtcccagcccagagcaccctcctgtaccaccaacccctctaccccaccccagagcctgcagccccagctggacCCCtcacacctgcaccccaaccccctgccccagcccggagctccttcctgcaccctgaacttctTATTTCTGTCCCCATCCCAGatcccacactcccagccagagccctcaccccctcccgcaccccaattccgtttcatgagcattcatggtcccccatacaatttccatacccagatgtgtccctcgggccaaaaagttttcccacccctgctctatcctTCCTCCATCTGTACAGTGAAGGTAACTCTAGTTACCCTTTTTGGCACAGTACTTTGACATCATGGGATGAAAGGGGCTGTATAAGGATTACTAGAGTCTGGCTGTGGACACTGATTTCCAAAAGCCACATCTGGATTGAGTTGTTgggtcttttttgagatgggatgtcTGTGCATCTGCTCTCAAGGGTGGACAGCTCTGACCTCATCACCCAAAACCAGAATCCCTATGCCCTTTGTAAAAGGGTGGGGTAAAGTATGATTTCATTTGCTCATTTTGTATCAGAAATCCTCCAGGTTGTGCTGCACCAgaggtgggagtgaggggcatgcCAGAGGAAAGAGCGAGAAGCACTGCAGGGGAAATGGATCAGTTAATCTATTTCTTCCTTCCAGAGCGTCAAGCTGCAGTTGCATGCAGTTCAACCAATGCACTGTTTTaatgtaatatttgtattaccTTGATGCCCAGGAACCTcaatcaaggccccattgtgccgggtACTGTATGAACAGctaacaaaagacagtccctcccGCAAAGAGCTTGCAACTGACACATCAAACAGGATAAAATAGTGAACAAAACAGATCAACAGGGTGGCATGGGTTGGGAGAATGGCGTTACAATGAGCTTGGGCGACCTCCAGCCGTGCTAAAGTAAAAACAGAACTGGGAACTGTTCCTTAGAGAGGCTCTCTGTAAGTGAATCAAAAATGGGTCATAAATTGGTGCTGAAAAGGCAGCTGTGGCTTTGCAGAATAAGTAAAGGAGCCTGAATAGTTTAGGGAACATtacaaaagaatatttaaaaaaaacaacaacagagttCTTTCCAATAGGAAAATGTTTCCAGCTTTGTCTCTATGGTTTTCTTTCTATGAACTGCTTTTCGGGGGGGAAGGATACATAGTGCATaagctctcttcctcctccccattgtTTACAATTAAGAAAAGAAGCAGTGTAAGACGGCTGCCCCATGTTCTGTCAGCACTAAGCCAAGCTCTGGTGTGCATTAGTAGAGGTACTCTCATTAAAGGCAGGAATGGGACTGAGCCTGCTGCCCGCTGAGGAGACCCCCTCTTGTGGTTTGTAGCTGTTTTACATGTGAGTTTATCAGCCTCTAGTGTTCCCAAACAAACATTCTTCATCATATCAACGGACAAGTTGGACAGCTGCCTGCCGTCTCATCTGCCTCACCTGTAACGGTGCCGCACATGCTCCCTAGCAACTCACAGCAAGGCATTTACATTTCTGTTGTTTAACAAAATTATGTAGTCCCAAAGTAGACTGATAGGCTGAAAACTTTTAAGGAGggaaacaaaaccagcccaacCATCCTATCAGGGTAACGAAGGGAATAAAggctgcagtggtagtgaacacTCAAATGAGTTCCCCTGTAAGTCAAGTTGTATATTTCACTGCATAGTCCAAGGCAGACAGAAAGGTAGAGTGTGAAGATTTTAGAAATCGAACCCTCTGCTTCTTCTGTAGGGGTGGAATCAGCACTTCTTTCCTCTTCTATTGCTTTTCACCCTAAAACCAGAGATTTTCGTCTATAGGGGCCCATCTGGCTCAGAGAGATCAATCAATACAATCAAATGTGGTAGGAACTGGCTCAGAAGTGTACAGCTTCAAAGTACTACACAAACACGTTACATCCACCCCATAGGTAGATAAGGTGGAGACCATTATCTTGTTCTTTGATTCTCGTCTGTCAGCTCAGCAGAGACAATGGGTCTGAATGAAATCTCTCCACCACTTTCTGTCTTGTGCCAGCATCACTGCTTCAGCTGGGGACAGTTATAGAGAAGCCAAATAACTTAGACAAGGCCATTGAGTGAGCCAGTGGCAAAAACATGATTAGAATTCATGGATTCATAgctccagtcctgtgctcagtccACAAGATTGTGCTGCTTCTCATGACACTAACCTAATGTCAGCAAGATGTAATTCCATGTGGAGGAACAGAGTTTGGGGCTCTCtctgggtttgtctacatggtgctTTAGTCTGCCCCAAAGAGATGTAAATATTAGTCTGCACTAGCGTGATGCACTCTAACTGTCCCATGTAGACCATTCTGGCATCTACTAAAAGTTCCCTTGTGTgtgttaatgtagtcctgtttcaacCAGTACTGTTAGTGTGCATTAGTGAACTTTCAGTGTGCATCAGTAGGGTCCACATGGACCAGTTAGTGCATGACATGCTAGCATGGACTAAAATTTACACCCCTCTGATGTGGACTAAAgcacagtgcagacaagccctctgACTCCTTGCTCCCACGAAGGTCTGAGGAAGACTTTCTTATTTGTAAAAGGGAGAGACTGCATATAAGATGTTGCTGCATCAGGTATGAGAACTGTGGAAGCATAAGGCTCTGGCTGCAGCTTTGCACACATACACCTAGGGACAATATGCCATACTGGAGCAGATTGAAATCTGTGGAAGGGCGTATGTGTGAACAGAATTGCTTTTTATATTGAAATAGTGGGGAGGGAAGACTTTCCCCATGTCTGGCTTCTACGCCTGTCTTATTATTGGATGCATTACTAGCCACttatgtgtatttttaaatgtaaggaTTTGTTTGACAAGTGcaaaaagtattttaatttgGTTAATCGACATGTTTAGCTTAAAGAAAGCAAGAATTATTGTTTTAAAGTGTGATAAACATGGAAGCCACACAGCATATGATAGTGTTATTATCCCCAAACTTATCTTTATAGCCAACTTTATAAAATTGCAATTCTCAGTTTTGACACAACCTTAACAAGTGACAAATGGAGGCGGATAAGTATTAAACTGAATGCTCTGTATTTCATATtccacgcttttttttttttttttttttgcttttaagaaaTCTTGATATATAAGAAAcacaggggcagatcctcagctggtataaattgtcacaGTCCATGCACTTCAGTGGagcagtttacaccaactgacaATGTGCCCCAGATCTGTCAAACCTATTCAGAGGTTTTGTTTTCTGTCCCCCAATTTTAGGTGAGACATGTGCCATACCAAACGATGACACGCTCGTAGGAAAAGCTGATGAGAACACCAATGGGTACCACCCAAAAAAAGCTGGTAACTTATTCTAAACATGATGCACTGTTAAAGTCTACTGTTTACTTGCGGAGGTTGGGGGTGAtccaaatttatttttctctttgctaTTAGAATGCATCATTAAATCAATAGGAAGCCCCACTGAGATGGGTAAGATACAGCAAACATTTGGAACGTGGATGAGGGAACCTGCAAATAGAAGTGATGAACGAATTTGGCTTACGATGCATTTTTCAGGTACCATGGATATAATTGTGGATAGATTGCTCCTAtattgcttttttccttttttcagccAAATCAGTATTTTTAGAAATATAGGTGTGTAAAAACCTGTAATGAGTGAAAGTGAGCTTTAGTGGGGAGGTCTGTTGCCCCACAGGTTGAAAAGCCAGGAGCAGTACTGCACAGTGGAGGTTATTTTTAAACCCAAGTAGTATAATTTTTTCTTCTTATAAACTAGAGCTGGAACAGTCCTCGTTGTCTGCCTAATAATTTATTATAACCTTTTAAAAGGCCTTTGTGCCTTAAATGTGCCACAGCATCAATGACTTTCTCCTGTGACTTCCCTACCTTGGCTCACAGGGTCATGTGACCCCACCTTAGCCAACAGAAGAGTTCTGGAAGAACAGCAACAAACTTGAATCAGTGTGAGTGGAGGGAGGCCTCAATTTTTCCAAGTCTCGGTcacatttttttgaaaacttCATCTGCTTTCATAATATATCTGGACACACCTATTGGAGCCTCAGGAAAGGTATTCGCTAGCACTGCTTGGAAAATGTGGAAGGgagtttctttggaaaattttgacttttcagtggaaagaggaaaaattttggctgaaaaccaaacatttttcagcTGAACTGCTTTTGGGCTTTGACCaaaaaaatttcacaaaaaaatttaaaaaaattgtggaaagcagaaagttttgcaaaaaaattccttcatttgaaaaatccaattttctgtcaaaatagtTTAAAGGGAAAGTTTTCAACCAAGCCTAATTTTAATGTGtcttatttttgttcatttttacatCAATCCTACCATTTCCCTGTGACTTCAGTTTCCTAAATTGTGGCTCATAAGTTTaagggtttaaaaaaattgggaaaaaaaagagagagaacaggaaaaaCATGGAAATGGGCTGGATTCTGAGTGACCTGGGTCCCAGTCCACTGTTGGAGAATCCAGATGCTTCCGCAATACAAACATTGAATAATAAACACAATAATTTGGTCTTAGATGGAGCTTTGTCTCTGGGTTTTTATGTTCCAGCACTCTgagaaatgttaaaaaatgtgGCTATGATTGGCAGGAACTTGATTCTGATAGAATTGTATCTGGATGAGAGTAGAGATGTCAGATAGTTCAGTAAACCAACTGGctggttttctttcctgttttccctCCTCTAAGGAAACATCATAAAAGAATATGAGAATGCAAATGCATTGCTGAATGACAGCTACAGGATCATTAGCCTCCCGGGGATCTTTTATGGATGTGGCCATGTGATATATAACAACTGTCTATACTATCAAAAAGGAGGAACCAGTACCATTGTGAAGTAAGTCAAAGATTAGCCTGATGGCAGCTTTGCATTCCCCTGGTTGGAAGGCACAAGAAGTAATGAGAACAGGGAACGTGAATGGAGATTAAAATGGCAAAGATGAACTTCAGTGGGAAACCCCCCAACATTTTTGGTAATACACTCTGTTCTCTGTGTCTACATGTTCTGTAGTATCTTTGGGTTTCTTTTGGGATTATGGGTGGAAGGAGAGGGTGGATAGGAAGGGTAGGTGAATGGATAGTGGTATCTAACTCAATGGATAACTAGTTCTCCATTAGCTGCTACTAGAAATGGCCACCAAATTCAGAGGTGGAGCCCACAATGTGTGACAGGAGAATCAGTTGTCAACAGGCTCTCATCTTATAACTTGTATTGTTCTGACAAATTTAGACCCTGAGCCTGCAGTTGGACCCCTGCTCTGGgtataatcccactgaagttagtgaggCTCTAACTGGGGAGTGGAGGTCTAATGGTGGGATCAGGGCACAGAAAAAGCATGTGAGAaagaaagcaaggaaatgaatcagtctttacaaacattaactatttTGAGCTAGCTAGATCTTCATCCTAGGGGCAAGCCCTGCTGCTTCAGCGGTGCAAAAAGGTCTCAAAGCTGTGTAAATTAGAGCACTCATACGGAAGCCCTACCTTATGCTAGGGACTGGTTCAGCCCCATGACTGGGGGAAGTGGACAGGTGGCTTAGAGCCTCCCTTTCCCACTTAGCTGGCCCCAAGAAAGTTCAGCCCACTGTCTTGATCGTCTGTTGTTTCAGACACCCCCCTGGATCATGTTAATCACGTCACGTAATTATGAAATGTAGGACACAGTGCAACTTGCCTTTGGCACAGGAGCTTCTTGGCATGCCAGGCCTTCTTGCTGAGTTGGCACATATGCATGGCAGTGCAATAGGTCAGTCACAAAGTCACATGCAATCTAGTGCTTCTAGTAGTGGTCTCTAACTTGTGCTGAGCATGGACTGCCATGTACCAGTACTCAGGTGGCAGGTGATTACAAGGCAACGTGGTGAGCCCGCAAGCTCCCTTGTAGAGTGCCGACTTCACAATGTTATTGCACATAATTAGAAAGTTGCTATGgctttcccaccccacctctgctAGGTCTGAACCTGGAACTGCACATGCCACCACATCTGTGCCTTGTTAGTTTTTACTGAGGAGTTGGGCAGACAGTGCTAATCAAAAACAAAATTCAGCCTTGTGGGAAGAGCCAAGCAAATGGACTTCAAGGACAAGTTAAAGATTCCAACTGCTTTCAAGTTTCCGGCTGAGTCTCTGAGATCTGAGCCAAAAACACCATTGTATTTTGAAGTTTCTCCCCAGGCAGGTGTGTATCTCTGGCACCTAATCAAAGGGATACAGTGAGAAAAGATTGTGAACTGGTTGCTGGGATCATACATTGTTTGTTCTGCCAAAGACGCTTCCAGTTCCTTGCACCTTAAATGTTCTCAGACTTTGTTACCTGAACCACCTTGACTTATCTTGACAATGTAATATGATAGGGTACCGACTGCTAAGAGATGGCCTTTCTATTATCAACCGCACTTTTCAGTTATTAGTACCTCAGGCAGAAATTCTACTTCCATGCAGAATAGATTGGCAAAGTCTTCAGTGGACTTCACAGAGTCTCTAGCTCTTCTCCCTTTTGGGTTATAGAAAGTTCTTCTTGTGGGGGGTTATAGTTTTATGTGAGGGACTCAGTGtagggggagctggctgggggatgtTGCGAATGTTGCTTTGTTGGAAAAACCTTATCAAAGGACaaggttttgcagcatttccaaAAGTTATCAAACTCTGGATTTGTCTCATCTCCTCTGGCAGCCTTTCCAGGGGCAGATCTCCTCTAATGAGAATGTTTTGTCCCTTTCTCTCATGTGCTTCATTCCAGAAAAGATCTTCAGATACCAAACCAGAACTGGGGGTGGCAGCTTACAGGGCACAAATCTAAAGGATAGAGATGGGAGTGTTGGGTGCCGGTTTGTTATGATGCTCTCACCAGACATCCAGAGAAGACAGATGAAGGATTATTAACTGTTTTGATGGGATTATCATGGTATTTATTTAAACTCGGAGAGGATGCAAGCACAAGCAGTATGATATGAGCACACACAATTATTTTTGTCAGGAAATCCTAAACACTTTGAGCAAAGGTtttgtcctgtttttaaaaaattataaaggaAAGGCAGTTCTTCCCGAGAGACATCTTCATTACTAAGAATTTACCCAAATTATGTATGTATGAAAAGCAAATTCTTAAACCAgcatcttaaatatttattttgtttctttcagaTTTGAGCTTGATACAGCATCATTCAGAACCCTGACAATTGAAAATGCCTTACACGATGGTCGCCACTACCTCTTTTCTAACTCCAAGACGTACTTCAACGTGGCAGTGGATGAAAAGGGTCTTTGGATTATCTATGCCTCAATTATTGATGAAACTATCATTGTAGCACATATTGACGAAGAGACATTTTCAGTCGTTCAACATATCAACACTACATACCCCAAGTCCAAAGCTGGCAATGCATTCATAGCATGTGGAGTGCTATATGTTACTGATACTAAGGATCTGAGGGTAACTTTTGCTTTTGATTTGTTGAGAGAGAAGCAAATAGATGCAAACTTTGAGTTAAGAGTGGCACAATCTGTTCTTGCTATGCTTTCCTATAGTCTAAGAGATAGAGACTTGTATACATGGGAGAATGGCTATTTAATGCAATACCCTGTACATTTTGACAGCtgaatgctattttaaaatgatacacCATGCTGGCCATATTAGGCTAAGTAGGTTATTTAAAGCTATATCTTATACATCTCCTCCCTTTAGTATACACACATATTTTCTATCAAAGGTTAGTGGttgtttgtgtgtgcataaaGGGGAGACCAGATCCCTTTGTGTCATTTAAATATACTTAGGCAGTTCTTGGCTTTATAGAGAAAGAGCTGTGTGttagaaacttatttttgttttttccctaccATGCAGGCCATAATTATATCTACTGTATACTGATTAGTCTACAATACTATGTTCAATAGGGTCTGTTTTTACTCTTAATTTGCAATTACTGTCTGCAATTATCTTCTAGTCAGTGATTATAGTTTAGTACAAATGTCTAAACAATGTTTACAAATAAGCTTCTTTGTATCATTTGCATTTAATATTTTGCATCAACTCTGAATTTTGTTTAGTTgcggtatttttttaaaaattgatgtacAGTGattaaaatgatcaggaacagtaatTTTTGTACTTAAGTAAATACCGTAAAGACCAAAGTAATAGTTTATTAAAAACTCATTCCATATTTATAAGTcaaaacagaaaatagaaaaaagcaAGCATCCTGAAATTTGACAAATCTGGCTAACTACCAAATAACCGAAAAGCAAATAGAGAGGTGATGTAAATGATTCCTAGTGAAATGTGAACTTAGGTATTCTGTGGGAGGAGGTGCTACAACAGGAAATGTAGTCAGGGCAGATGAAGCtccttttatttaactttttttgatTGCTTATCTTGATCTAACCTCATCTTTCTCACCATTTTATGGACATGTAACTTGCCCTACTATGCTTCCAACAAATTTGGCCCAAATTTACACAAAACTCCTAGTCACAAATGAAGACTGTACCGTTGGATTAGCATATTGTAGAAAAACCAACAACCTAAAACTTTGAATGAGAGTGAATGTACTGGTCAAAGTGCTTGT
This window of the Chelonia mydas isolate rCheMyd1 chromosome 10, rCheMyd1.pri.v2, whole genome shotgun sequence genome carries:
- the GLDN gene encoding gliomedin isoform X2, with amino-acid sequence MQGDGGRALRCLLAAVGLLSALSAAGTLFLLGQWRELSAALRKLEAAQPQGGDSDSILRSLLGPTAPGAAAPRAARHKRSHRGAGARGHVRAENDELLMMMTYSMVPVRVMVDLCNSTKGICLTGSPGPPGLDGLPGYNGSDGIPGIPGPKGEPGVNGRRGKIGLPGPKGNPGEKGEKGDPGELGLPGKDGMPGGKGARGAKGDKGDANNDVISEGAKGEPGPPGPPGPQGPPGPPGKRKAKSQVQENMYSSKCTGETCAIPNDDTLVGKADENTNGYHPKKAECIIKSIGSPTEMGKIQQTFGTWMREPANRSDERIWLTMHFSGNIIKEYENANALLNDSYRIISLPGIFYGCGHVIYNNCLYYQKGGTSTIVKFELDTASFRTLTIENALHDGRHYLFSNSKTYFNVAVDEKGLWIIYASIIDETIIVAHIDEETFSVVQHINTTYPKSKAGNAFIACGVLYVTDTKDLRVTFAFDLLREKQIDANFELRVAQSVLAMLSYSLRDRDLYTWENGYLMQYPVHFDS
- the GLDN gene encoding gliomedin isoform X4, with product MVDLCNSTKGICLTGPPGSPGPPGLDGLPGYNGSDGIPGIPGPKGEPGVNGRRGKIGLPGPKGNPGEKGEKGDPGELGLPGKDGMPGGKGARGAKGDKGDANNDVISEGAKGEPGPPGPPGPQGPPGPPGKRKAKSQVQENMYSSKCTGETCAIPNDDTLVGKADENTNGYHPKKAECIIKSIGSPTEMGKIQQTFGTWMREPANRSDERIWLTMHFSGNIIKEYENANALLNDSYRIISLPGIFYGCGHVIYNNCLYYQKGGTSTIVKFELDTASFRTLTIENALHDGRHYLFSNSKTYFNVAVDEKGLWIIYASIIDETIIVAHIDEETFSVVQHINTTYPKSKAGNAFIACGVLYVTDTKDLRVTFAFDLLREKQIDANFELRVAQSVLAMLSYSLRDRDLYTWENGYLMQYPVHFDS
- the GLDN gene encoding gliomedin isoform X1: MQGDGGRALRCLLAAVGLLSALSAAGTLFLLGQWRELSAALRKLEAAQPQGGDSDSILRSLLGPTAPGAAAPRAARHKRSHRGAGARGHVRAENDELLMMMTYSMVPVRVMVDLCNSTKGICLTGPPGSPGPPGLDGLPGYNGSDGIPGIPGPKGEPGVNGRRGKIGLPGPKGNPGEKGEKGDPGELGLPGKDGMPGGKGARGAKGDKGDANNDVISEGAKGEPGPPGPPGPQGPPGPPGKRKAKSQVQENMYSSKCTGETCAIPNDDTLVGKADENTNGYHPKKAECIIKSIGSPTEMGKIQQTFGTWMREPANRSDERIWLTMHFSGNIIKEYENANALLNDSYRIISLPGIFYGCGHVIYNNCLYYQKGGTSTIVKFELDTASFRTLTIENALHDGRHYLFSNSKTYFNVAVDEKGLWIIYASIIDETIIVAHIDEETFSVVQHINTTYPKSKAGNAFIACGVLYVTDTKDLRVTFAFDLLREKQIDANFELRVAQSVLAMLSYSLRDRDLYTWENGYLMQYPVHFDS
- the GLDN gene encoding gliomedin isoform X3, which codes for MQGDGGRALRCLLAAVGLLSALSAAGTLFLLGQWRELSAALRKLEAAQPQGGDSDSILRSLLGPTAPGAAAPRAARHKRSHRGAGARGHVRAENDELLMMMTYSMVPVRVMVDLCNSTKGICLTGPPGSPGLPGPKGNPGEKGEKGDPGELGLPGKDGMPGGKGARGAKGDKGDANNDVISEGAKGEPGPPGPPGPQGPPGPPGKRKAKSQVQENMYSSKCTGETCAIPNDDTLVGKADENTNGYHPKKAECIIKSIGSPTEMGKIQQTFGTWMREPANRSDERIWLTMHFSGNIIKEYENANALLNDSYRIISLPGIFYGCGHVIYNNCLYYQKGGTSTIVKFELDTASFRTLTIENALHDGRHYLFSNSKTYFNVAVDEKGLWIIYASIIDETIIVAHIDEETFSVVQHINTTYPKSKAGNAFIACGVLYVTDTKDLRVTFAFDLLREKQIDANFELRVAQSVLAMLSYSLRDRDLYTWENGYLMQYPVHFDS